The Vibrio bathopelagicus genomic sequence TAATGCGTTGCAAGGAAGAACTGTCGAAAGAGCAATATGGCGCAATGCTTTCTAATTTATATCGACAGGCTAATAGCCCATTGGAAGATCCTGATGATGAGCTTGATCAAGCTATCTGGGCGCAGTGTGAAAGCTCAGATAATTCAGATGAGCTCTATGACAATGTACACCGATTGGTTTTTGGGTATACGTCGAATCTACACCAGATAACCCTAGCGGATGCATTGTGTTATCTTCACGAACGATTCCCTGAGCATGCAGCAGAGCTAAAATGTGTCGCAGAGTATCAGTGTCATTTGTTAGAACAGTCAATTTAGAGATAAAGCCACCCCGTTTCGTGGGGTTCTTAGTCGATACGACAAATTTCAGGCATACCTAACCCATTGAGCTTGTTCAACGCTTTTATCAGAAGTGGCACTCAATTTATGGACATGACTAGAAACGTAGAAACCACGCTCCTGAATTTAATTGCAACAATAAATGACATACAAACGTAGAGGTAGCGCACAGAATCGAAAAAGGGGATATCGTGATCACGCAATCATTGATCTAGCCGAGAGTGAGATAGTGACAAGAGTTCGATAATTCGTTGTCGGATCCAAATTAGAACTGTAAATCTAATTTCTAAGTAGTTGTTATCTCAGGAAGAGTTTTTGTGCTATGCGCCCCTATATTAAATACATTGTCCCTATTTTAATTCCTTTCATTATCCTCGTAATGCCGCTATCAGCGTTTCCATTTGAAGGCCTTACGATTATTCAACAACGCGTTATCGCGATCTTTTTATTAGCGGCATTGTGCTGGGTGTTCGAGCCCATCCCGATCTACGCGACGTCTGTTGTTATTATCGTTCTGCAATTGTTGATGTTGTCGGATAAAGGGCTGATCTTTTTAAGGTTTGAGCATGGGCAGGAACATTTTGGTGAGTTGTTAAAATACAGCGATATTATGGCGACATTCGCTAGCCCAATCATCATGCTGTTTTTGGGCGGTTTTTTCTTAGCGATGGCCGCCACTAAGTATCGATTAGACGTAAACTTAGCCCGTGTATTATTGAAGCCATTTGGGCAAGACCCAAAGTTTGTGATGCTCGGCTTAATGTTGATCACTGGTATCTTTTCGATGTTTATGTCTAACACGGCAACAACGGCAATGATGCTCTCTATTTTAACGCCGGTACTGGCTGTGTTTGGCCCGAAAGACCCCGGTCGTATAGCGTTTGCGCTTTGTATCCCTGTTGCCGCTAACATCGGTGGCATTGGTACCCCGATCGGTACCCCGCCGAACGCTATCGCACTTAAATATTTAGTTGGCGATAACCTAATTACGTTCGGTGAATGGATGGCATTTGGTGTGCCGTTTGTCGTTATTATGATGGCGTTAGCGTGGTTTTTAATAGGCTTTATGTACAAAGCTGACCAAAAGAAAATCGAGTTAAGCATCAAAGGTAAATTCCTTAAAACGCCCAAAGC encodes the following:
- a CDS encoding SLC13 family permease: MRPYIKYIVPILIPFIILVMPLSAFPFEGLTIIQQRVIAIFLLAALCWVFEPIPIYATSVVIIVLQLLMLSDKGLIFLRFEHGQEHFGELLKYSDIMATFASPIIMLFLGGFFLAMAATKYRLDVNLARVLLKPFGQDPKFVMLGLMLITGIFSMFMSNTATTAMMLSILTPVLAVFGPKDPGRIAFALCIPVAANIGGIGTPIGTPPNAIALKYLVGDNLITFGEWMAFGVPFVVIMMALAWFLIGFMYKADQKKIELSIKGKFLKTPKAIAVYVTFALTIILWLMGSSHGMNSYTVALIPVAVFSLTGIINKEDLKKISWDVLWLVSGGIALGLALDKTGLARLVVRSIPFDAYSPYVVLFGAAFLCLVMANFMSHTATANLLMPIMAALGSSMASLTPLGGELTLILVVTFAASLGMSLPISTPPNALAHATGHVQSNQMARIGIILGVVGVLLSFVMVWLLHSIGHIG